In the genome of Halalkalicoccus subterraneus, one region contains:
- a CDS encoding AAA family ATPase: MTDPQETYTTIRDEVQTVLIGKEEVVEQLTISLLTGGHVLLEGVPGIAKTTAASLFARASGLDSSRIQMTPDLLPADITGTHVYHESSGEFVLQRGPVFANLVLADEINRATPKTQSALLEAMQERQVTIEGETLSLPTPFMVIATQNPIEMEGTFELPEAQRDRFQLKLIVDLPERDDESELLDRFDQTPDLSPEAIEQVIDPADLLDAREMVVDVHVSDEIKGYILDLVGETRDHPDTSHGGSPRATLAFLNTSKARAAIHGRDYVIPDDIKALAEPILTHRLLLTPEAELSDVTSEDVIEEIVSSVEPPGSSVPDDRPTVSDNPIPHNE; the protein is encoded by the coding sequence ATGACTGATCCCCAAGAAACGTACACCACCATTCGCGACGAGGTCCAGACCGTTCTCATCGGCAAAGAGGAGGTCGTCGAGCAACTGACGATCTCGCTGCTGACGGGCGGTCACGTCCTCCTTGAAGGGGTCCCGGGGATCGCGAAGACGACGGCCGCGAGCCTGTTCGCCCGCGCCAGCGGGCTCGATTCCTCGCGTATCCAGATGACGCCCGACCTGCTTCCCGCGGACATCACCGGGACCCACGTCTATCACGAATCGAGTGGCGAGTTCGTCCTCCAGCGCGGGCCCGTCTTTGCGAACCTCGTGCTGGCCGACGAGATCAACCGCGCGACGCCGAAAACCCAGAGCGCGCTGCTGGAAGCGATGCAGGAACGCCAGGTCACAATCGAGGGCGAGACGCTCTCGCTGCCGACGCCGTTTATGGTGATCGCCACGCAGAACCCCATCGAGATGGAAGGGACCTTCGAGCTGCCCGAGGCCCAGCGCGACCGCTTCCAGCTCAAACTCATCGTCGATCTCCCCGAGCGCGACGATGAGAGCGAACTCCTCGACCGATTCGATCAGACGCCCGATCTGAGTCCCGAGGCAATCGAACAGGTGATCGACCCCGCCGATCTGCTCGATGCTCGTGAGATGGTCGTCGACGTCCACGTGAGCGACGAGATCAAAGGCTACATTCTGGATCTGGTGGGCGAGACCCGGGACCACCCCGATACATCCCACGGGGGATCACCGCGGGCGACGCTCGCCTTTCTCAACACCTCGAAGGCACGGGCGGCGATCCACGGCCGGGACTATGTCATCCCTGACGACATCAAGGCGCTCGCCGAGCCGATCCTCACCCACCGCCTCCTGTTGACGCCGGAAGCCGAGCTGAGCGACGTGACGAGCGAGGACGTGATCGAGGAGATCGTCTCGTCAGTTGAGCCCCCGGGCAGTTCCGTTCCCGACGACCGACCGACCGTCAGCGACAACCCGATTCCCCACAACGAGTAG
- a CDS encoding DUF58 domain-containing protein: MHVTRQFWAVVALATAFAAGGVALARPVLVVGAAMIGAWLIARQYAFARALGETMAALSIDQTLARDRVVAERPTPLAFRATLTQQTPLGIALEPGIPVGASVEGESELTLGPDERVSERVVDISWPIAGTFEFDPATISARDPLGLFEETLMGGATPTVTVEPRGPRNVHVGKGGERIRRAFGEHESDPLESGMDPEEIREYMPGDAARIIDWKSTARMGYPHVREFESETDRKTVLLMDHRSSMGDGPEDETKLDYARHVALSLAEQVQGSTDPLGFYAVDGEGVTERLPPRNSTGHYAAVRSRIHDLAVTPGDAPVRTDRDQWSTARTRELANLDESSPFSTRLRPYGGSMTMNETQAVEDDPLAAAVRTHIRRLGSGTWTIILTDDTHRAEVREAALLARHQGRRVLVMLTPTVMFESDELADLSAAYEGYSEFEAFRRSLDRLDRVSALEIAPSDRLAAVRSSGRQARRAVA, from the coding sequence ATGCATGTTACCCGGCAGTTCTGGGCGGTCGTCGCGCTGGCGACGGCGTTCGCGGCCGGCGGCGTTGCTCTTGCGCGGCCGGTACTCGTCGTCGGCGCGGCGATGATCGGCGCGTGGCTGATCGCCCGCCAGTACGCCTTCGCGCGGGCGCTCGGTGAGACGATGGCCGCACTTTCGATCGACCAGACCCTCGCGCGCGATCGCGTCGTCGCCGAGCGTCCCACACCGCTTGCTTTTCGCGCTACCCTCACTCAACAGACCCCATTAGGAATCGCGCTCGAACCGGGCATCCCGGTCGGAGCGAGCGTCGAGGGCGAGTCGGAACTTACCCTCGGGCCGGACGAACGGGTGTCGGAGCGGGTCGTCGACATCAGCTGGCCGATCGCCGGAACCTTCGAGTTCGATCCGGCGACGATCAGCGCGCGCGATCCACTCGGACTGTTCGAGGAGACCCTCATGGGGGGCGCGACGCCGACGGTCACGGTCGAGCCACGCGGGCCGCGAAACGTCCACGTCGGCAAAGGTGGTGAGCGCATCCGCCGGGCGTTCGGCGAACACGAGTCGGATCCCCTCGAATCGGGTATGGACCCCGAGGAGATCCGCGAGTACATGCCCGGCGACGCCGCCCGCATCATCGACTGGAAATCGACCGCTCGAATGGGCTATCCGCACGTCCGCGAGTTCGAATCCGAAACCGACCGAAAGACGGTGTTGCTGATGGACCATCGAAGCAGTATGGGTGATGGTCCCGAAGACGAGACGAAGCTCGATTACGCCCGCCACGTCGCGCTCTCGCTCGCCGAACAAGTACAGGGGAGTACCGATCCGCTCGGGTTCTACGCGGTCGACGGGGAGGGCGTGACCGAGCGCCTCCCACCGCGGAACTCGACTGGTCACTACGCCGCCGTCCGCTCCCGAATTCATGACCTCGCGGTCACGCCGGGTGACGCTCCGGTCCGAACCGATCGCGACCAGTGGTCGACCGCGCGGACGCGAGAGCTGGCGAATCTCGACGAGTCCTCGCCGTTCTCGACGCGGCTTCGCCCCTACGGCGGTTCGATGACGATGAACGAGACGCAGGCCGTCGAGGACGACCCGCTGGCCGCTGCCGTCAGGACCCACATTCGCCGCTTGGGAAGCGGGACGTGGACGATCATCCTCACCGACGACACCCATCGCGCGGAGGTCCGCGAGGCGGCACTGCTCGCTCGCCACCAGGGCCGTCGCGTCCTCGTGATGCTGACGCCGACGGTGATGTTCGAATCCGACGAACTGGCCGACCTCTCGGCTGCGTACGAGGGCTACAGCGAGTTCGAGGCGTTCCGGCGATCGCTCGACCGGCTGGATCGCGTCTCGGCCCTCGAGATCGCCCCCAGCGATCGACTGGCCGCCGTCCGCTCGAGCGGTCGGCAGGCACGGAGGGCCGTCGCATGA
- a CDS encoding DUF4350 domain-containing protein, giving the protein MDVSLSDRSLPELIAGAYIVVVIVALIVAASTSGAAFGAFTFSWEGTSDLRGAADASDADLQIVTNTAQYADQPANNSVAFVLSPDEAYTGEDRERLQTFVENGGTLVVADAFGSHSNALLDDVGASARFNGDPLRDEQEYYRSPALPVATNVSDHPYVAQSESITINRGTVVEPGEATVLAASSEYGYLDTNRNEELDDAETLGSYPVVTAEEVGDGEVVAVSDPSVFINAMLERPGNEAFAEGLFALHDRILFDTSHSTDIPPTAMALLTLRESAALQLALGGGLVLSIMTLGQRTLGGRSDDPDADERVGLSEPELRRLLEDRHPDWEDDRRERVITTIMSRKKRSEND; this is encoded by the coding sequence GTGGACGTGTCGCTGTCCGACCGCTCGCTGCCGGAGCTGATCGCCGGCGCGTACATCGTCGTCGTCATCGTCGCGCTCATCGTCGCAGCGAGCACCTCCGGGGCGGCCTTCGGCGCGTTTACCTTCTCCTGGGAGGGGACCTCCGACCTCCGAGGGGCGGCCGATGCGTCCGACGCCGACCTGCAGATCGTCACGAACACCGCCCAGTACGCGGACCAGCCCGCGAACAACTCCGTCGCGTTCGTCCTCTCGCCCGACGAGGCGTATACCGGCGAGGATCGCGAGCGCCTCCAGACGTTCGTCGAGAACGGCGGGACGCTCGTCGTCGCCGACGCGTTCGGATCCCACAGCAACGCGCTGTTGGACGACGTCGGTGCGAGCGCCCGGTTCAACGGCGACCCGCTGCGCGACGAACAGGAGTACTACCGCTCGCCGGCCCTGCCGGTGGCGACGAACGTCAGTGACCACCCCTACGTCGCCCAGAGCGAGTCGATCACTATCAACCGCGGGACGGTCGTTGAGCCCGGCGAGGCGACAGTGCTCGCGGCGAGTTCCGAGTACGGCTATCTCGACACCAACCGGAACGAAGAACTCGACGACGCGGAGACGCTCGGATCGTATCCCGTCGTCACCGCCGAGGAAGTCGGTGACGGCGAGGTGGTCGCGGTGAGCGACCCGAGCGTCTTCATCAACGCCATGCTCGAACGGCCCGGCAACGAGGCGTTCGCCGAGGGCTTGTTCGCGCTCCACGATCGGATCCTGTTCGATACCTCCCATAGCACGGACATCCCGCCGACCGCCATGGCCCTCCTGACGCTCCGTGAGTCCGCCGCCCTGCAGCTCGCACTCGGCGGCGGGCTCGTCCTGTCGATCATGACGCTGGGTCAACGGACCCTCGGCGGGCGTTCGGACGACCCCGATGCCGACGAACGCGTGGGCCTGAGCGAGCCGGAGCTGCGGCGGCTCCTGGAGGATCGGCATCCAGACTGGGAGGACGATCGCCGTGAACGGGTCATAACAACCATAATGTCTCGGAAAAAAAGGTCAGAGAATGACTGA